Genomic segment of Sphingopyxis sp. QXT-31:
TGACCGGGAGCCGGGGGTCGGCGCCGCCGGCTCCCGGCACGCGGCCTCCCTATGATCCAGCACAAGGAAGAGATGATGGAACGCGAAGAAAGCAGCCTCGTCGAGCTCGGCACCGTCAGCGCGGACACCGCGGGCGACTGGGGCCCTCCGTTCGAGCCCGCCGGCCGCATGATCCGTCCGGCGATCGAGCAGGACTGAGCGGGTGTCGGGAGCGGCGGTTCGCCGCTCCCGAACCTGCGAGACGATATGATGGGATGGCAGCTCGGACCCGGTGTCGGCTTTTGCCAGGTGGCCGGCGATCCTGTTTTCCTCGATCTCGCGCGCGACAAATATTTCGCGCTGCGGGGGCAAGACCGCGCGGCGTTCGAACGGCTGCGTCGGGGTGAGCCGAATGACAGTGACGCCATGACCCGGCTCGTCGCGACCGGCTTGATTGCGCGATGTGACAGCGCGACCAGTCTCGAGCCTTCGCAGGCAGCCGTGCCCTTGGGGGACCTTGCGTCGCATGAAGACAGTCGCTTCGGCTGGCCCATGGCCCTTCGGGCGGCCCTTGCGCTTCGCTGGGCCCGCCGCGCCATGCAGCCTTCCGAAATCGCCGCGACTGTCGGCAAACTGGCGCAGGCGAAGCGGCGGCTCGGTGTTGCGGGGGACGAAGGCGCGGTCGTCGACATCGCCCGGCGCTACGCCGCCTGCCGCTGGCTGGTTCCCGTCCGGACACGCTGCCTCGTCGATGCGTTGGCGCTCGATCACCTTCTTTTGAAGCGGAGGCTGGCGACAACCCTGGTGTTCGGCGTTCGGCTAGATCCTTTCGCGGCCCACTGCTGGCTCCAGACCCCTGACACGGTCCTCACC
This window contains:
- a CDS encoding lasso peptide biosynthesis B2 protein; amino-acid sequence: MMGWQLGPGVGFCQVAGDPVFLDLARDKYFALRGQDRAAFERLRRGEPNDSDAMTRLVATGLIARCDSATSLEPSQAAVPLGDLASHEDSRFGWPMALRAALALRWARRAMQPSEIAATVGKLAQAKRRLGVAGDEGAVVDIARRYAACRWLVPVRTRCLVDALALDHLLLKRRLATTLVFGVRLDPFAAHCWLQTPDTVLTGTSAEARNYTPILVVR